The Lates calcarifer isolate ASB-BC8 unplaced genomic scaffold, TLL_Latcal_v3 _unitig_1931_quiver_614, whole genome shotgun sequence genome includes a region encoding these proteins:
- the LOC108891295 gene encoding odorant receptor 131-2-like translates to MSIASQSQANITVGLGFLERVMLSTLTTVPCFIFFSINVIMLFTLRSKLVFCETSRYILLYNLLFADTVQMALSQLLYILSICRIMLTYPVCGVLVMIANLTNEVSPLTLVLMSLERYVAVCYPLRHATIITIRNTAVAIIVVWAFCSLNVLTRVLLLLHFPFEDLESLQMREFCGTLVMFLVPISDDYDKAYTCFLFVSATVAIISSYIGVMVAARSASTDKASAHKARNTLLLHLVQLGLSLLSTMHNSFLVAISKIVSRTVLVRILNVFYVFIIMLPRCLSALIYGLRDQTIRPILVYHLCCRLKLSVVSAKAEVSS, encoded by the coding sequence ATGTCCATTGCAAGTCAATCTCAGGCCAACATAACTGTTGGACTGGGGTTTCTGGAAAGAGTGATGCTTTCCACTCTGACTACAGTGCCATGCTTTATATTCTTCTCCATTAATGTGATCATGCTTTTCACCCTGAGGAGTAAACTTGTGTTTTGTGAGACCTCCCGTTACATTCTTCTGTATAACCTTCTTTTTGCAGACACTGTACAGATGGCACTGAGCCagttactgtatatactgtCTATTTGTAGAATAATGTTGACATAtcctgtgtgtggtgttctTGTCATGATTGCTAATCTCACAAATGAAGTCTCTCCTCTCACACTAGTACTGATGTCTCTGGAGAGATATGTAGCTGTGTGCTACCCACTGAGGCACGctaccatcatcaccatcagaaacacagcagtagCTATCATTGTGGTTTGGGCCTTTTGTTCACTAAATGTCCTCACTCGAGTTCTTCTGCTGTTACATTTCCCATTTGAAGACCTGGAGAGCCTGCAGATGAGAGAATTTTGTGGCACACTTGTCATGTTTCTTGTGCCAATATCTGATGATTACGACAAAGCCTacacatgttttctgtttgtatcagcTACTGTGGCGATCATTTCCTCCTACATTGGTGTGATGGTAGCAGCCAGGTCAGCCTCCACTGACAAAGCTTCAGCTCATAAGGCTcgtaacacactgctgctgcatctggtgCAGCTGGGTCTCAGTCTCCTCTCAACTATGCACAACTCATTTCTTGTAGCCATCTCAAAAATTGTTTCAAGGACAGTACTTGTGcgcattttgaatgttttttatgtgtttattatcATGCTCCCCAGGTGTCTGAGTGCTCTGATCTATGGGCTCAGAGATCAGACCATCAGGCCCATCCTTGTGTACCATCTGTGCTGTCGACTGAAACTCTCAGTTGTCTCAGCAAAGGCTGAGGTCTCCTCCTGA
- the LOC108891296 gene encoding odorant receptor 131-2-like, producing the protein MSYATQFHINITVELQYEGLLGLVLFFALSTVPSCVFLFINGTMLFTLRSKPVFRKTSRYILLFNLLLADTAQLVQSQVLYLLAVSRIKLTYPVCGVLTHFTSLTGGISPLTLVLMSLERYVAVCYPLRHATIITIRNTVFSSLNVLTQILLLLDFPFKDLESLQMKDFCSGIAMLIGPLSDEYNKAYNCFVFVSAGVAIITSYIGVMVAARSASTDKASARKARNTLLLHLVQLGLSLSATTSIPLHILSKIMTRVVFLRIHSLFYVYIIILPKKVLSFMCSLIRPALMYHLCCQLRG; encoded by the coding sequence ATGTCATATGCAACTCAGTTTCACATAAATATCACTGTTGAACTGCAGTATGAAGGGTTACTGGGAttagtgttgttttttgctCTGTCTACTGTGCCatcctgtgtgtttctgttcattaATGGAACCATGTTATTTACTTTGAGGAGTAAACCAGTGTTTCGCAAGACCTCCCGTTACATTCTTCTATTTAACCTCCTTCTTGCAGATACTGCACAGCTGGTACAAAGTCAAGTACTGTACCTACTGGCTGTTAGTAGAATAAAATTAACATACCCTGTTTGTGGCGTTCTCACCCATTTCACCAGTCTCACAGGTGGGATTTCTCCTCTCACACTAGTACTGATGTCTCTGGAGAGATATGTAGCTGTGTGCTACCCACTGAGGCACGctaccatcatcaccatcagaaaCACAGTTTTCAGTTCACTAAATGTCCTCACTCAAATTCTTTTGTTATTAGATTTTCCATTTAAAGACCTGGAGAGCCTGCAGATGAAGGACTTTTGCTCTGGCATAGCTATGCTGATTGGGCCCTTATCTGATGAATACAACAAAGCCTACaattgctttgtgtttgtttcagctgGTGTGGCAATCATTACTTCCTACATTGGTGTGATGGTAGCAGCCAGGTCAGCCTCTACAGACAAAGCTTCAGCTCGTAAGGCTcgtaacacactgctgctgcatctggtgCAGCTGGGTCTCAGTCTTTCCGCGACCACCTCAATTCCATTACACATACTTTCAAAAATCATGACAAGGGTAGTTTTTTTGCGTATCCacagtttattttatgtgtATATTATCATCCTCCCTAAAAAAGTTCTCTCATTTATGTGCTCATTGATCAGACCCGCTCTCATGTACCATCTATGCTGTCAACTGAGAGGCTGA
- the LOC108891297 gene encoding odorant receptor 131-2-like, which translates to MSYTNHSLTNGTAGQQYQGILERVLFSTLTTVPCCVFLFINGTMLFTLRSKPVFRETSRYILLYNLLFADTAQMALSQLLYLLAACRVKLTYPVCGVLSMLADLTNEVSPFTLMVMSLERYVAVCYPLRHATIITIRNTAVAIIVVWAFSSLNVLTRVVLLLEFPFKDLESLQMKDFCSDIAMLIGSMSDLYDKAYTCFLFISATVAITSSYVGVMIAARSASTDKASARKARNTLLLHLVQLGLSLSATIYNPILIGVSRIVTRIVFVRVQNVFYVCIFIFPRCLSSLIYGIRDQTIRPALMYHLCCRLKLTVVPAKAGV; encoded by the coding sequence ATGTCGTATACAAATCATTCTCTGACTAATGGCACTGCTGGACAGCAGTATCAGGGGATACTGGAGAGAGTGTTGTTTTCCACCCTGACTACAGTtccatgctgtgtgtttctcttcatcaaTGGGACCATGTTATTCACCCTGAGGAGTAAACCAGTGTTTCGTGAGACCTCCCGTTACATTCTCCTGTACAATCTCCTTTTTGCAGACACTGCTCAGATGGCACTGAGCCAGTTACTGTACCTACTGGCTGCTTGTAGAGTAAAGCTGACATAtcctgtgtgtggtgttctCAGCATGCTTGCTGATCTGACAAATGAAGTCTCTCCATTCACATTGATGGTGATGTCTCTGGAGAGATATGTAGCTGTGTGCTACCCACTGAGGCACGctaccatcatcaccatcagaaaCACAGCGGTGGCTATCATTGTGGTTTGGGCCTTCAGTTCATTAAATGTCCTCACTCGagttgttttgcttttagaaTTTCCATTTAAAGACTTGGAGAGCCTGCAGATGAAGGACTTTTGCTCTGACATAGCTATGTTGATTGGATCTATGTCTGATCTTTATGACAAAGCCTacacttgttttctgtttatatcAGCTACTGTCGCGATTACTTCTTCCTATGTTGGTGTGATGATAGCAGCCAGGTCAGCCTCTACAGACAAAGCTTCAGCTCGTAAGGCTcgtaacacactgctgctgcatctggtgCAGCTGGGTCTCAGTCTCTCTGCAACCATTTACAACCCCATACTTATAGGTGTTTCAAGAATTGTAACAAGGATAGTATTTGTGCGAGTCCAGAAtgttttttatgtatgtattttcattttccccAGATGTCTGAGTTCTCTCATCTATGGCATCAGAGATCAGACCATCAGACCAGCTCTCATGTACCATCTATGCTGTCGACTTAAACTCACAGTTGTTCCAGCCAAGGCTGGGGTCTAA
- the LOC108891298 gene encoding odorant receptor 131-2-like, translating into MFFANQSQTNVTVGLQYQGLLERVLLSILSTVPCCVFLFINGTMLFTLRSKPVFCETSRYVLLYNLLFADTVVLAPNQALYLLAACRIMLTYPVCGVLIMFAKITNDISPLTLVVMSLERYVAVCYPLRHATIITIRNTGLAIVGIWAFSSLNVITLLLLVFTFEDMQNQQMKDFCGKESMLLDPVSYLYEKAFTYFLFVSAGVAVICSYIGVMVAARSASTDKASVQKARKTLLLHMVQLGLSLSSTIYVPLVIAISKVLDRIVIVRIQNVIYVCAIILPRCLSSLIYGIRDQTIRPVLIHHLCCQWRQSPLVSNKKQKKVNLTLFQYQHFSQSPHTTLNSVSQKQGGRCISQLP; encoded by the exons atgttttttgcaaATCAGTCTCAGACCAACGTCACAGTTGGACTGCAGTATCAGGGGTTACTGGAAAGAGTGTTGTTGTCTATTCTGTCTACAGTtccatgctgtgtgtttctcttcattaaCGGGACCATGTTATTCACCTTGAGGAGTAAACCAGTGTTTTGTGAAACCTCCCGTTACGTTCTTCTGTATAACCTCCTTTTTGCAGACACTGTAGTACTAGCACCAAATCAAGCACTGTACCTATTGGCTGCTTGTCGAATAATGTTAACATAtcctgtgtgtggtgttctCATTATGTTTGCCAAGATAACAAATGACATCTCTCCTCTCACGCTGGTGGTGATGTCTCTGGAGAGATATGTAGCTGTGTGCTACCCACTGAGGCACGctaccatcatcaccatcagaaaCACAGGGTTGGCCATTGTTGGGATTTGGGCCTTCAGTTCACTAAATGTCATCACTCTTTTGCTGttagtttttacatttgaagaTATGCAGAACCAGCAGATGAAAGACTTCTGTGGCAAAGAAAGCATGTTGCTTGATCCAGTGTCTTATCTTTATGAAAAAGCCTtcacttattttctgtttgtttcagctgGTGTGGCAGTCATTTGCTCCTATATTGGTGTGATGGTAGCAGCCAGGTCAGCCTCTACAGACAAAGCTTCAGTCCAAAAGGCTcgtaaaacactgctgctgcatatGGTGCAGCTGGGCCTCAGTCTTTCATCAACTATATACGTCCCCTTGGTCATAGCTATCTCAAAGGTTCTCGACAGGATAGTAATTGTGCGCATccaaaatgtgatttatgtgtgtgctaTCATTCTCCCAAGATGTCTGAGTTCTCTAATCTATGGCATCAGAGACCAAACCATTAGACCCGTCCTCATACACCATCTCTGCTGTCAGTGGAGACAGTCTCCTTTAGTCTCA aacaaaaa acagaagaaggtGAATCTAACCCTCTTCCAATACCAGCATTTCTCTCAGTCACCTCATACAACTCTTAATTCTGTCTCTCAAAAGCAAGGAGGACGATGCATTTCCCAACTTCCTTAA
- the LOC108891299 gene encoding odorant receptor 131-2-like, whose amino-acid sequence MAYTNQSQMNITDGLQYQGLLGLVLFSTVTTVPCCVFLFINGTMLFTLRSKPVFRETSRHILLYNLLLADTVVLVQSQALYLLSVCRIRLTYPVCGVLIMLTSLTTSISPLTLVLMSLERYVAVCYPLRHATIITIRNTEVAIIVVWAFSSLNVLTKVVLLLQFPLEDQQMKDFCGKESMLLDPVSDLYEKAFTYFLFVSAGVAVICSYIGVMVAARSASTDKASARKARNTLLLHLVQLGLSLLSTIHNFLLFSISKSLDRVKIVRIQIVIYLCIIILPRCLSSLIYGIRDQIIRPVLMYNLCCHWRRSPFLSHITTKDKSGKTII is encoded by the coding sequence ATGGCCTACACAAATCAATCTCAAATGAACATTACTGATGGACTGCAGTATCAGGGGCTGCTGGGATTAGTGTTGTTTTCTACTGTGACTACAGTtccatgctgtgtgtttctcttcattaaCGGGACCATGTTATTCACCTTGAGGAGTAAACCAGTGTTTCGTGAGACCTCCCGTCACATTCTTCTGTATAACCTACTTCTTGCAGACACTGTAGTGCTAGTACAGAGTCAAGCACTGTACCTACTGTCTGTTTGTAGAATAAGGCTGACATAtcctgtgtgtggtgttctAATCATGCTCACCAGTCTGACAacttccatctctcctctcacactAGTACTGATGTCTCTGGAGAGATATGTAGCTGTGTGCTACCCACTGAGGCACGctaccatcatcaccatcagaaacacagaggtggCTATCATTGTGGTTTGGGCCTTCAGTTCACTAAATGTGCTCACTAaagttgttttgcttttacagtTTCCATTAGAAGACCAGCAGATGAAAGACTTCTGTGGCAAAGAAAGCATGTTGCTTGATCCAGTGTCTGATCTTTATGAAAAAGCCTTCActtactttctgtttgtttcagctgGTGTGGCAGTCATTTGCTCCTATATTGGTGTGATGGTAGCAGCCAGGTCAGCCTCTACAGACAAAGCTTCAGCTCGTAAGGCTcgtaacacactgctgctgcatctggtgCAGCTGGGCCTCAGTCTCCTCTCAACTATACACAACTTCTTGCTCTTCTCTATTTCCAAAAGTCTAGACAGGGTCAAAATTGTACGTATTCAAATAGTTATTTATCTGTGTATTATTATCCTCCCCAGATGTCTGAGTTCTCTGATATATGGCATCAGAGACCAGATCATCAGACCTGTTCTCATGTACAATCTCTGCTGTCACTGGAGACGCTCACCTTTTCTCTCACACATCACAACCAAGGATAAAAGTGGCAAAACTATCATTTAG